A stretch of Miscanthus floridulus cultivar M001 chromosome 13, ASM1932011v1, whole genome shotgun sequence DNA encodes these proteins:
- the LOC136499749 gene encoding uncharacterized protein: MFGDRAKFCSEVLTFEVVDFLGSYHANLEQPCYAKFMAIPNYTYLKLKMPRPNGIIIVGRTFLHAYTCDHEHYELTTAIINSAKLPKLRNLLTPVVPNCNKPTSSSAFHPTKETKAVGIDPADPTKTVRIRTKLPAK, from the coding sequence atgtttggcgaTCGAGCCAAattctgctcggaggtcctcaccttcgaggtggtggactttctagggtcctaccacgccaacTTGGagcagccatgctacgccaagttcatggcgatccccaactacacctacctcaagttgaagatgccaagaCCAAATGGCATCATCATCGTGGGTAGAACCTTTTTGcatgcctacacgtgcgaccatGAGCATTATGAGCTCACCACGGCTATCATCAACTCCGCCAAGCTCCCAAAACTCAGGAATTTGTTGACTCCAGTAGTCCCAAACTGCAACAAGCCGACCTCCTCAAGTGCCTTCCACCCGactaaggaaaccaaggcggtggggattgaccccgctgacccaaccaagacggtgcggatcaggaccaagctcccggccaaatag